Proteins from a genomic interval of Phlebotomus papatasi isolate M1 chromosome 3, Ppap_2.1, whole genome shotgun sequence:
- the LOC129807678 gene encoding ATP-binding cassette subfamily G member 4, translated as MNCYDISVDDTGERGGFEGGGLKHLPKWPPVNIEFQDLTYSVPDLSCNKVILRGINGKFRSSHLTAILGPSGAGKSTLLNVLAGYKCSEATGTININSRPRDMRIFRKMSRYIMQEDIYQPMLTVREAMLVSADLKLGKQLTRVEKLEVIDEILDLLRLTKAGDTMGHKLSGGERKRLSIALELVNNPPVVFLDEPTTGLDDLSSSQCVSLLRRIAHGGRTVICSIHTPSAKMFAMFDHVYILANGQCVYQGLGSNIVNYMQSVGLICPVTYNPADFIVEVSSGEYGGEYLDKMVSSVGNGRYIWTPSIEEAKRNGNPESHELEASNAQMENFDVEINPKDLKARASSWHQFCILFRRMTIQMWRDKSYLMLRVYLHIFLGFVIGGLFWNMGNDASKTLYNFGFCFTIIIAFMYIPMMPILLEFPLQVQLLKREYFNRWYRLNVYYLALVLAKLPIQITLAIVYITMVYLFTDQPISVSRMLMFYTISILVSLTSESWGLLVASRLRVVNAMFVGPVITVPTMLLAVYGIGFGKGVVIPGYVKALMSLSYLRYGLEGIVAAIYGYSRDDMICPEEEVFCAYRKAKFLLVTMGFEEISYPLSVGALCIFYLVFNVMAFLLIRQRLSLRRTNFPAVQYIGQFVKQHFNLSSS; from the exons GCAATAAAGTGATACTACGTGGAATTAATGGAAAATTCAGATCTAGTCACCTCACAGCGATTCTTGGTCCATCCGGAGCTGGCAAGAGTACACTCCTCAATGTCCTGGCCGGATACAA GTGCTCAGAAGCCACGGGAACAATAAATATCAACAGTCGTCCTAGAGATATGAGAATTTTCCGAAAAATGTCCCGTTACATTATGCAAGAGGATATTTATCAGCCTATGCTCACAGTAAGGGAGGCTATGCTCGTATCGGCCGACCTTAAGCTCGGAAAGCAGCTGACGAGGGTAGAAAAGTTGGAAGTG ATAgatgaaattttggatttactaAGATTGACCAAAGCCGGCGACACAATGGGACACAAACTCTCAGGTGGAGAACGAAAGAGGTTGTCAATAGCTTTGGAACTGGTGAATAATCCACCCGTTGTCTTCCTGGATGAACCAACAAC GGGCCTGGATGACCTATCCAGTTCACAGTGCGTTTCCCTTCTGCGAAGGATAGCCCATGGAGGAAGGACAGTTATCTGCTCCATTCACACTCCTTCAGCAAAGATGTTTGCCATGTTCGACCATGTCTACATACTAGCCAATGGTCAATGTGTTTACCAAGGACTAGGCTCCAACATCGTAAATTACATGCAGTCCGTAGGCCTCATTTGTCCAGTAACGTACAACCCAGCGGATTTCA TTGTGGAGGTGTCCAGTGGGGAATATGGTGGGGAATATTTAGACAAGATGGTATCGAGTGTTGGGAATGGCAGGTATATTTGGACACCATCAATTGAGGAAGCGAAAAGAAATGGTAATCCAGAGAGTCACGAGCTGGAAGCTTCAAATGcgcaaatggaaaattttgatgttGAAATTAACCCAAAGGATCTGAAAGCACGCGCCTCGTCCTGGCATCAATTCTGCATCCTGTTCAGACGAATGACAATACAAATGTGGCGAGATAAAAGCTACCTCATGCTCCGTGTTTATCTGCACATTTTCCTGGGTTTTGTCATAGGCGGTCTGTTCTGGAACATGGGTAACGATGCATCAAAGACTCTCTACAACTTTGGCTTCTGCTTCACAATCATCATTGCTTTCATGTACATTCCCATGATGCCAATTTTGCTCGAAT TTCCTCTGCAAGTGCAACTCTTAAAGCGCGAGTACTTCAATAGATGGTATCGCCTCAATGTCTACTATTTGGCATTGGTTCTGGCCAAACTGCCTATTCAAATTACACTAGCTATTGTATACATAACGATGGTATACTTGTTCACGGACCAGCCCATCTCCGTCTCCAGGATGCTCATGTTCTACACTATCAGCATTCTTGTTTCCCTCACCTCCGAAAGTTGGGGCCTTTTGGTTGCATCCCGCCTAAGAGTTGTG aacgcTATGTTTGTCGGGCCTGTAATTACTGTCCCCACAATGCTCCTGGCTGTCTACGGAATAGGGTTTGGCAAAGGTGTTGTCATTCCCGGTTACGTAAAGGCCCTTATGTCGCTAAGCTACCTCCGATATGGTTTAGAAGGCATCGTTGCTGCAATTTACGGTTATAGTCGGGATGACATGATATGTCCGGAGGAAGAAGTCTTCTGTGCCTATCGCAAAGCCAAATTTCTCCTTGTAACAATGGGCTTTGAGGAAATCAGCTATCCCCTGTCTGTGGGTGCTCTCTGCATTTTCTACCTCGTCTTCAATGTAATGGCCTTCCTACTCATTCGTCAGAGGTTATCCCTGAGGAGGACCAATTTCCCAGCTGTTCAGTATATTGGACAATTTGTGAAGCAGCACTTTAATCTCTCATCGAGCTAA
- the LOC129807675 gene encoding uncharacterized protein LOC129807675, producing MTPKKCLKRLAYPQKQIGDAINAVKKGMSVLRAAREYGIPRSTLQYKVSGKGKLNTLGRGGFHSALGNDIEQKLVEWIVQCANFGFPISKETLYSGVETLLKEADIQVKYFKDNRPSPKWIYAFLKRHPEVRQKKAEYVNKARGSVTEAKIRAWFTQIQTELGENVHILQESQRVFNMDESGFNLSLQGGVVIAPLNHHAYIESEHSDKETQTTLFAVNAAGDFAPPLTVFKYERMPQQAATCAPTPDWGLGKTESGWMTSECFYEYIANVFLPWVKKQCIQLPVIVFLDGHKSHLFLPLSKFCAEAGIILVSIYPNSTHILQPLDVAVFKPMKANWRRIKTAWRVKHGHEMNKFNVPAALHMIISDQRMRGNIISGFRACGIFPFNADEVDYSKVIKRKEEVLQNDCKETDPEESADAVFLRMLENRIDVSTLHQFKMTRMKNTHWKGDVESKNLFEFWNNAVSLAEGATPMTVNPLLLPDNGCFTEDPVLITSASLLSVDNNSAFSLEDRNEEYASLIEEDDWFISNTNNQNALITIESILSEPTLSTSSISGNDDDIVATQAPKMMSAQLPVSPSSTSSISVKDGCSFIPIKKRRVSEILQSVVKWPEKSKTEKQTRQKEITPCAVTSKTWIEIKEAKQAEKERTEKEKELRKKEREEKKRILNEEKAQRKIMMEIKKTEKMRKQENVGKKKKIKKEN from the exons ATgacaccaaaaaagtgtttgaaaagatTGGCTTATCCTCAGAAACAGATTGGCGATGCAATTAATGCTGTTAAAAAAGGTATGTCAGTCCTAAGAGCTGCACGTGAATATGGAATTCCCCGATCAACTCTGCAGTATAAGGTGTCTGGCAAAGGAAAACTAAACACACTGGGAAGAGGAGGATTTCACAGTGCTCTAGGCAATGATATTGAGCAAAAACTGGTCGAGTGGATTGTGCAATGCGCAAATTTTGGGTTTCCTATTAGTAAGGAGACTCTGTATTCTGGGGTGGAAACTCTTTTGAAAGAAGCAGACATACaggtaaaatatttcaaagacaATCGTCCATCGCCTAAATGGATCTACGCATTTTTAAAACGCCATCCAGAGGTTCGTCAAAAGAAAGCCGAATATGTAAACAAGGCACGCGGAAGTGTCACGGAAGCCAAAATCCGTGCTTGGTTTACGCAGATTCAAACTGAATTAGGAGAAAATGTCCACATCCTCCAGGAATCACAAAGAGTATTTAACATGGACGAGAGCGGGTTTAATCTTTCTCTACAGGGAGGGGTTGTAATTGCTCCTTTGAATCATCACGCATACATTGAATCTGAGCATTCGGATAAAGAGACCCAAACAACATTGTTTGCTGTAAATGCTGCTGGAGATTTCGCACCACCTTTAACCGTGTTTAAATACGAGAGAATGCCCCAGCAAGCCGCCACCTGTGCACCTACTCCAGATTGGGGTTTAGGCAAAACAGAGTCGGGATGGATGACCTCGGAGTGCTTTTATGAGTATATTGCTAATGTGTTTTTGCCGTGGGTGAAGAAGCAATGTATTCAACTTCCCGTTATCGTTTTTCTGGATGGTCATAAGTCCCATCTATTTTTGCCTTTGAGTAAGTTTTGCGCTGAAGCAGGCATAATATTAGTTTCGATCTACCCAAATTCAACACATATTCTTCAGCCGTTGGACGTGGCGGTTTTTAAGCCTATGAAGGCTAACTGGAGGCGAATAAAGACAGCCTGGAGGGTTAAACATGGACACGAAATGAATAAGTTTAATGTACCAGCCGCCCTGCACATGATTATCTCAGATCAAAGAATGAGAGGAAATATCATATCGGGATTTCGTGCGTGCGGTATTTTTCCATTTAATGCAGATGAAGTTGACTACTCTAAAGTTATTAAGAGGAAGGAAGAAGTGTTGCAAAATGATTGCAAAGAAACTGACCCGGAAGAAAGTGCGGACGCCGTCTTCCTGAGGATGCTAGAGAATAGAATTGATGTCTCCACGCTGCATCAATTCAAAATGACTAGGATGAAGAACACTCACTGGAAGGGAGATGTTGAATCGAAGAATTTATTTGAGTTTTGGAATAATGCAGTCTCTCTGGCTGAAGGAGCAACGCCAATGACAGTAAATCCTTTGCTGTTACCAGATAATGGCTGTTTCACTGAAGATCCAGTGTTGATTACAAGTGCTTCCTTGCTTTCGGTGGACAATAATTCTGCTTTTTCATTGGAAGATAGAAATGAAGAATATG CTTCACTTATCGAGGAAGATGATTGGTTTATTTCTAACACAAATAACCAGAATGCACTGATTACTATTGAATCAATTCTTTCTGAGCCTACTCTCAGCACGTCCTCAATCAGTGGAAATGACGATGATATTGTTGCCACTCAGGCCCCGAAAATGATGTCCGCTCAACTTCCAGTGTCTCCTTCCAGCACATCCTCGATCAGTGTAAAGGACGGTTGCTCCTTCATTCCAATCAAGAAGCGAAGGGTCTCAGAAATTCTTCAAAGTGTTGTGAAATGgccagaaaaatcaaaaacagaGAAACAGACAAGACAAAAGGAAATCACTCCGTGTGCCGTTACTTCCAAAACATGGATCGAAATTAAGGAGGCCAAACAAGCTGAAAAGGAGAGGACAGAGAAAGAAAAAGAGCTCCGAAAAAAAGAGCGTGAAGAGAAAAAGAGGATACTTAATGAGGAAAAAGCACAAAGAAAGATTATGATGGAAATAAAGAAGACTGAGAAAATGAGGAAACAAGAAAATgttggaaagaaaaagaaaattaagaaagaaaattga